A stretch of the Aspergillus puulaauensis MK2 DNA, chromosome 6, nearly complete sequence genome encodes the following:
- a CDS encoding LysM peptidoglycan-binding domain-containing protein (COG:S;~EggNog:ENOG410PVRH;~InterPro:IPR018392,IPR036779;~SECRETED:SignalP(1-19)) gives MISLNLTTLALCLVLPALATSHVRRDDCAGFATGASLGDTCESFADNWHISLDTLKELNPGLDCDDFDDQGLYCINEGDEASSSSVTSASTSTSTSASASTSTAASTSASNATSTTGATSTPTSDEEDAEPTNGAQMQAPGFFGVAVGSLLWLLVA, from the coding sequence ATGATCTCTCTTAACCTCACCACCCTCGCCCTCTGCCTCGTCCTGCCTGCCCTCGCTACCAGCCATGTCCGCCGCGACGACTGCGCCGGCTTCGCCACGGGCGCCAGCCTAGGCGATACCTGCGAATCGTTTGCCGACAACTGGCATATCTCGCTTGACACGCTCAAGGAGCTGAATCCCGGCCTTGACTGCGATGATTTCGATGACCAGGGGTTGTACTGCATTAATGAGGGGGATGAGGCgagctcttcttctgttACCTCTGCCtctacctctacctccacctctgcctctgcctctacTTCCACCGCGGCGTCGACCTCTGCTTCGAATGCTACTTCGACTACGGGTGCTACCTCTACGCCTACgtctgatgaggaggatgccgagCCGACGAACGGGGCTCAGATGCAGGCTCCTGGGTTCTTTGGTGTTGCGGTTGGGTCTCTGCTCTGGCTTTTGGTGGCTTAG
- a CDS encoding uncharacterized protein (COG:S;~EggNog:ENOG410PSIC), translating into MAPSKNNQVLFERRRKEHNIVFVEDLKQCHRPAKHAKVFESIDRIKEISYQSYACEDSEQEPWKKEAKSQARKLAEKAHDCIARNEPTWRLACEPLVFSRLTSEVACKNCRRRVWRSEVEAVLDTEDRAAERLRARQQTRDRCRCPRNSRPEDEDERVGLNRLFIDRADDAVEHPPDLAQKLPQEQRPDRIYGLRQTRNFENLLLASLAEGEYVEDKLARQPHAGVGGEPLLFPFLVVEAKAGNAADDWASICLQTSFPIYTYLNTQKSLILATEQKTRWSSGPLVWFFASRGQDWRLYLAYQSPLNSASPSSHAEHTTTMAQAWRGCITNRDDAIQLFLIVDFLADWARDVYRPAVLTELRILQFPDEEVATVFTDTDIFSTGDMSLSFETHSDFQYEDNFNSSFRDLDSQLGAVRHISGIESRFLSIIITADNVHTLLRSVKGSTRAGFIRKLLEALHLRDASAKVPNIDRIDAIEEAWTGHSRLSRILSMRGTKLYTAHQTVYYLSPSWGQVRDLSLIAVAEDALEVLIKESGLKAGRGKASEPLHAKENMDIVDRIAPLKDAPARHNLLACITRRVGSIDSSCLFKKSQPIIWELVSSTYKVHKGGDLEPELPFLKVSKCLDTQTERQGYKGPLLVDDALHVSDQGAVLIHGGRCPQALAMSRRNPAKICVYIVRDGQPAPEKAELAHIVKTTFENYDVYHTTRDPGTLRPRAEQMYRRAPRWNLERSYGLFYDTGVKLESFSQWSNFLIGGFPVRQGSPRGPTDTGQIMFRREYFPWHDPGQKRGGVPYEKARHEFVREYITGEAQEWTAIARQKRRQGITCCIYCAKNMAFAPDCDPSHNTSSNETDQRQRDQLPEVCNTCTEALDPLKSFQVSQKTVAATIKRVLMEQASKISRNRLENSKIQAPRPDRTAQKQQSDARPTWHSQVNVDEFTEFYSIEDIEARAERRMERERLHEESSQKYKWDVEALEDKYKEPDPEDDSLNALEDRTRRVFGRKDLHKKHSERYKRDLEAIDRRSSKLRRME; encoded by the exons ATGGCGCCATCCAAGAACAACCAGGTACTGTTCGAGAGACGCCGAAAGGAACATAACATTGTCTTTGTCGAAGACTTGAAACAATGCCATCGTCCAGCTAAACACGCCAAGGTCTTTGAATCCATCGACAGGATCAAAGAAATCTCATATCAATCATATGCATGCGAAGATAGCGAACAAGAGccttggaagaaagaggccAAGTCCCAGGCAAGAAAGCTGGCAGAGAAAGCTCACGATTGTATCGCTCGAAATGAACCCACCTGGAGGCTCGCTTGTGAGCCTCTTGTATTCAGTCGGTTGACCTCGGAAGTTGCGTG CAAGAACTGCCGCCGGCGGGTCTGGCGCTCGGAAGTCGAAGCAGTGTTGGATACGGAGGACCGCGCAGCCGAGCGACTCAGGGCGCGGCAGCAGACCCGCGATCGGTGTCGCTGTCCTCGAAATAGTCGACCGGAGGATGA AGATGAAAGAGTCGGGTTGAATCGCCTCTTTATAGATCGGGCTGACGACGCGGTTGAGCACCCACCGGACCTAGCACAAAAGCTCCCCCAAGAACAACGACCAGATCGCATCTATGGTCTCCGGCAGACTCGCAACTTTGAGAACTTGCTCTTGGCAAGCCTTGCCGAGGGCGAATATGTCGAGGACAAACTGGCCAGACAACCGCATGCGGGCGTCGGCGGGGAGCCTctgcttttcccttttctggtggtggaggcaaAGGCTGGAAATGCCGCGGACGACTGGGCCTCGATCTGTTTGCAGACATCCTTCCCTATCTATACTTACCTCAATACGCAGAAGAGCCTGATCCTTGCGACGGAGCAGAAGACTAGATGGTCTTCTGGCCCCCTTGTGTGGTTCTTTGCAAGTCGAGGCCAGGACTGGAGGCTTTATCTGGCATATCAGAGCCCTCTTAACTCTGCATCTCCATCTAGTCATGCCGAGCACACCACG ACCATGGCCCAAGCCTGGAGGGGCTGCATCACCAACCGAGACGATGCCATCCAGTTGTTTCTGATTGTCGATTTTCTTGCAGATTGGGCAAGAGATGTCTATAGGCCAGCTGTCCTGACTGAGCTGAGGATCCTCCAATTTCCCGATGAGGAAGTCGCCACCGTcttcaccgacaccgacatcTTTTCTACCGGAGACATGAGCCTTTCTTTCGAAACACATTCCGACTTCCAGTACGAAGACAACTtcaactccagcttcagggATCTCGACTCCCAGCTGGGCGCTGTTCGTCACATCAGCGGTATTGAATCCCGGTTCCtgtccatcatcatcaccgcTGACAACGTCCACACGTTACTTCGATCCGTGAAAGGGAGCACGCGAGCAGGCTTTATCCGCAAGCTATTGGAGGCGCTTCACTTGCGGGACGCCAGCGCAAAAGTACCAAATATTGACAGAATCGACGCAATTGAGGAGGCATGGACGGGCCATTCGAGACTTAGCAGGATACTTAGCATGAGAGGAACCAAGCTCTACACTGCTCATCAAACAGTGTACTACCTTTCTCCATCATGGGGCCAGGTGCGCGACTTGAGTCTAATCGCCGTAGCAGAAGATGCTTTGGAGGTCCTTATCAAAGAGTCGGGGCTGAAAGCTGGACGGGGCAAGGCAAGCGAGCCTTTGCACGCTAAAGAGAACATGGATATTGTTGATCGGATCGCTCCCCTGAAGGATGCCCCAGCTCGGCATAACCTGCTGGCGTGTATCACAAGGCGCGTAGGCTCTATCGACAGCTCCTGCTTGTTCAAAAAGAGCCAACCGATCATTTGGGAACTCGTCAGCAGCACATACAAAGTCCACAAGGGAGGCGACCTGGAGCCCGAGCTGCCATTTCTGAAAGTTTCCAAATGCTTAGATACGCAGACAGAACGGCAAGGTTATAAGGGCCCATTGCTTGTGGATGATGCTTTGCACGTTTCAGACCAGGGCGCGGTACTCATCCACGGGGGCCGCTGCCCCCAGGCTCTGGCAATGTCACGAAGAAACCCTGCAAAGATCTGCGTCTATATAGTGCGCGATGGTCAACCAGCCCCTGAAAAAGCTGAGCTCGCCCACATTGTCAAGACAACTTTCGAGAACTACGATGTCTACCATACAACAAGGGATCCCGGCACCCTCAGACCGAGAGCAGAGCAGATGTACAGAAGGGCACCCAGGTGGAACTTGGAACGATCGTATGGTCTCTTCTATGACACTGGTGTCAAGCTGGAGAGCTTTTCGCAATGGAGTAACTTTTTGATCGGGGGGTTTCCCGTCAGGCAAGGCTCGCCACGAGGACCTACAGACACGGGGCAAATTATGTTCCGCCGTGAATATTTTCCCTGGCATGACCCTGGCCAAAAGCGGGGCGGAGTGCCTTACGAGAAGGCAAGGCATGAGTTTGTAAGGGAATACATCACGGGCGAAGCACAGGAATGGACTGCAATTGCAAGGCAGAAGAGACGACAGGGAATTACTTGCTGTATCTACTGCGCAAAGAACATGGCCTTCGCCCCAGACTGTGATCCTTCTCACAATACCAGTTCTAATGAGACAGACCAAAGGCAGCGCGACCAGCTTCCAGAGGTTTGTAATACATGTACGGAGGCCCTGGATCCCCTCAAGTCGTTTCAAGTTTCGCAGAAAACGGTGGCGGCTACCATAAAGCGGGTGCTCATGGAACAGGCATCCAAAATTTCGAGAAATCGCCTAGAAAACTCCAAGATCCAAGCACCTCGCCCAGACCGTACGGCGCAGAAGCAACAGAGCGATGCACGGCCGACCTGGCATAGTCAGGTGAACGTGGACGAGTTCACCGAATTTTACAGTATCGAGGATATAGAAGCCCGTGCAGAGAGACGTATGGAACGCGAGAGGCTGCATGAGGAGTCCTCGCAAAAGTACAAATGGGATGTGGAAGCCCTCGAGGATAAGTACAAGGAACCGGACCCCGAGGATGACAGCCTGAATGCACTAGAGGATCGAACAAGGAGAGTCTTTGGACGCAAGGACCTACACAAGAAACACTCGGAGAGGTACAAGCGGGATTTGGAGGCAATAGATAGGAGGTCCTCGAAGCTCCGGAGAATGGAATGA
- a CDS encoding uncharacterized protein (COG:S;~EggNog:ENOG410PK74;~InterPro:IPR008979,IPR013736;~PFAM:PF08530;~go_function: GO:0008239 - dipeptidyl-peptidase activity [Evidence IEA]), with translation MCGSIAGTITQSNKKVPAIFSWSPFGKILNGLKFPKATLYMPCAAHRDLDIYVVIRKLDTAGTAMLGLNVLWSSIPPENATDILLYMGPVGMLRASHREIDDRRSRHSNYPFHPHATVQPVREGEVVKLEIGIFAMSVEFEAGEAVQVCVSEQTLQIHSFEALKGALGIVDNQGVHLGGRVPKSSRDWVGSTLYA, from the exons ATGTGTGGTTCCATCGCAGGTACCATCACTCAG AGCAATAAAAAAGTGCCCGCTATCTTCTCCTGGAGCCCCTTCGGCAAGATACTCAACGGTCTCAAGTTCCCCAAGGCCACCCTCTACATGCCCTGCGCCGCGCACCGAGACCTCGACATCTATGTCGTGATCCGCAAGCTCGACACAGCAGGGACCGCCATGCTCGGCCTCAATGTCCTCTGGTCCTCCATCCCGCCGGAAAACGCCACCGACATCCTTCTGTACATGGGGCCCGTTGGCATGCTGCGCGCCTCGCACCGCGAGATCGACGACCGGCGCTCCAGGCACTCGAACTATCCGTTCCACCCGCATGCGACTGTGCAGCCTGTGCGCGAGGGGGAGGTcgtgaagctggagatcgGGATCTTTGCGATGAGCGTGGAGTTTGAGGCGGGCGAGGCGGTGCAGGTCTGCGTTTCTGAGCAGACGCTGCAGATTCACTCGTTTGAGGCATTAAAGGGCGCCTTGGGGATTGTGGATAACCAGGGCGTGCATTTGGGGGGGCGCGTGCCCAAGTCATCTCGTGATTGGGTTGGGTCTACACTGTACGCCTGA